GAACGAGGCGCCCGTCGTCGCGGTGGACGCGGACATCAACCAGCACCTCGGCGCCGCGCTCGGGCTCGACGAGACGGAGACGGCCGCGCTGCCCGCGATGGGTGCGCATCTGCCCCTGATCAAGGAGTACCTGCGGGGCGCGAACCCGCGGATCGCCTCCGCCGACACGATGATCAAGACGACTCCGCCGGGCCGGGGCTCGCGCCTGCTCCGGGTCCGCGAGGACAACCCGGTGTACGACGCCTGCGCCCGCACTGTCCGGCTGGACGACGGCGACATCCGGCTGATGGCGACGGGTCCGTTCACCGAGTCGGACCTCGGGGTGGCCTGTTACCACTCGAAGGTCGGCGCGGTGGAGCTGTGCCTGAACCATCTGGTGGACGGGCCGGACGAGTACGTCGTCGTCGACATGACGGCCGGGTCGGACTCCTTCGCGTCCGGCATGTTCACCCGCTTCGACATGACGTTCCTGGTCGCCGAGCCGACCCGCAAGGGCGTGTCCGTGTACCGCCAGTACAAGGAGTACGCGCGGGACTTCGGCGTCGCGCTCAAGGTCGTCGGCAACAAGGTCCAGGGGCCGGACGACCTGGACTTCCTGCGCGAGGAGGTCGGCGACGACCTGCTGGTGACGGTCGGCCACTCGAACTGGGTCCGCGCGATGGAGAAGGGCCGGCCGTCCCGGTTCGAACTCCTGGAGGCGGACAACCGGATGGCCCTCCAGGCCCTGCAGGACGCGGCGGACGACTCGTACGCCCACCGCGACTGGGAGCGCTACACCCGCCAGATGGTCCACTTCCACCTGAGAAACGCCGAGAGCTGGGGCAACGCCAAGACCGGCGCCGACCTGGCGGCCCAGGTCGACCCCGGGTTCGTGCTCGACGAACAGCTCGCCGTACCACTGCCCGGCTGACGATGCCCACGATCGGCGGACGGAGTCCGGCGCAGCGCGCCGAAGCCCGGGAGGCGCCCCCGGCGCCGAGCGGTGCGAGGGCCGCGGGAGAGACGCAGCCCGGGGTCGGCCTGGCGGCGCAGGTCGACCCCGGGTTCATGCTGGGCGAGGAGGTCAGCGCTCCTCAGCCCGCTTGACCGCGGGCGCCGGGGCCGCGGGGGCGGCGGCGAAGGACTGCCAGCCGCCCTGCGGGGCCTGACCGACCTTCAGACTGCGGAACTTCTCCAGGGCGGCGGGGTCCTGGGCGTCCAGCCAGTCGGCGAGCTGCCGGAACGAGACGCAGTGGACGTCCTGCTTCGTGCAGACCGTCGCGATCGTCTCCTCGATGGCACGCATGTACGTGCCGCCGTTCCAGGACTCGAAGTGGTTGCCGATGATCAGCGGGGCGCGGTTGCCCTCGTACGCGCGGTCGAAGGCCTGGACGAGGCCGTCACGCATCTGGTTGCCCCAGTACGTGTGCTGCGAGGAGTCGCCCTGGGTCCTCGTGCCGGACTGGTTGACCATGAAGTTGTAGTCCATGGACAGCGTCTCGAAGGCCCGCCCCGGCATCGGTACGAGCTGCATCGACAGGTCCCACAGCCCCTGGTCCTTCTTGGGCCAGACCTGGTTGTTGACGCCGCTGGTGTCGTAGCGGAAGCCCAGTTGGCTCGCCGCCCGGACGAAGTTCTTGCGCCCCTCCAGACAGGGGGTGCGCGCGCCGACCAATTCCTTGTCGTAGTCGAACGGGAGCGGCTGCTCCGCGGTCAGGCCGGCGTTCGTCCGCCAGTTCTTCACGAACGACTTCGCCTGGGCGATCTCGCTCTTCCAGTCCTCCACCGACCAGTTGCCGACACCACTCTCCGGGCCGCAGAAATGTCCGTTGAAGTGCGTGCCGACCTCGTTGCCCTCCTGCCAGGCGCCGCGCAGCTCACGGACTGTGTCGCGGATTCCCTCGGTGTCGTTGAAGCCGATGTCGGAGCGGCCGGCCGCGTGCTGCGGCGGGTTGTAGAGCTTCGACTTTCCCTCCGGAAGCAGGTAGACCCCGCTGAGGAAGTACGTCATCTTCGCGTTGTACTTCTTGCCGACGGCCCGGAAGTGGGAGAAGAGCTTCTGACTGTCCTCGCCGGCGCCGTCCCAGGAGAACACCACGAACTGCGGTGGCTTCTCGCCGGGCTTGAGGCGCTTCCATGTCGGCTGGAGCGGCTGGGCTCCGGTGTACGCCGTGGAGCCGTCGCCGATGAGGCGTACCGCGCTCTTCGGGGGCGCGGCTCCGGGGGCGCCCTTCTCGACGGCCGCTCCGCCTCGCGCGCCCTTGGGCGGGGCGTCGGCACCCTGGCCTGAGCAGCCGGCAAGTCCGGCGACCAGCGCCACGGCGACCGCGCCGGTGGCGAGACTTCCCCTGCGGACCGTGGTCCTTCTCCCGGCGACTGTCATCGCCCACCTCTCCTCGGATTCCGTGCGAGCGGCGTCAACGTCGCACCACGGGAACCGGAATGATGAAACGACAAGCGGAACGGAGCCCGGCAATCACCGGAACCGGTGAATCATTGCCCTGTTTGCCCCGAAAATAATGCCGGAGTCTTTACTCTGCATTACGATCCATTTACTGAGCGTTGATACTCGCTCGAGGCGAGCGCTGCCGGCGGAACCGAGCGGCAGCGCCCAGCATCCCGCCGCTGCACGCCGTGACCCACGGCCGCGACCCCCACGTTCGTCCCGCACGAGCCGCGACCGCGCTGCCCCGGAGGAGAC
This sequence is a window from Streptomyces sp. HUAS YS2. Protein-coding genes within it:
- a CDS encoding ATP-binding protein, translating into MKIAFVGKGGSGKTTLSSLFVRHLAANEAPVVAVDADINQHLGAALGLDETETAALPAMGAHLPLIKEYLRGANPRIASADTMIKTTPPGRGSRLLRVREDNPVYDACARTVRLDDGDIRLMATGPFTESDLGVACYHSKVGAVELCLNHLVDGPDEYVVVDMTAGSDSFASGMFTRFDMTFLVAEPTRKGVSVYRQYKEYARDFGVALKVVGNKVQGPDDLDFLREEVGDDLLVTVGHSNWVRAMEKGRPSRFELLEADNRMALQALQDAADDSYAHRDWERYTRQMVHFHLRNAESWGNAKTGADLAAQVDPGFVLDEQLAVPLPG